In Nocardia sputorum, a single genomic region encodes these proteins:
- the nbtC gene encoding nocobactin polyketide synthase NbtC: protein MPEYRLPDGTIPVLLSSDSAEGLRAEAAAISAYCAAHPRVDPDRLAQHLFRTRIARRYRALAMVGTRDELLDALRSVAESTAHPAVVTSGGAVTARRAGFVFPGQGSQRPGMGKPYYDSSPAYRAVVDECAAVHEEHYGHARPVHYLLGSGEEYGETLWELQPARMFHLIGLAAMWRAAGVLPAATIGHSQGELAACVVAGALTLRDAVLIVTHRAQLLERDLSDGYAVAVLGAGRDECEALLARNSGWAEVSLVNSPNLTGVSGDEAAIAELVATATAQGLFAKQIQMSFPSHTSAMTRLRGEFQSALTELGSKTFTIGEIPCYGGTLGAPITAELTHHDYWYWNLRNRVRFDRAVVAATAEVDTFIEIAEHPTLQPALRENLSQIADGAAAARDFRIVGTSLRTASGLGEFTRNLAEVAVHDLHYGWQALRTGSGDPTPVLPLRDFPSTVMNPKRLWAPYQSGVEAPVPITAPPARLREEWRKLSRLGLSTPRTVRLAEHDGRADELAAALRARAPRHGAAFSDAEADTVVLLLPPIAATDEAGAVAELADFAAAAGGLAALGPGVGACWLVTTGAEAVGPDDVPSLGHSAVSAAYRSLAPDHLGIAFRHLDLPPDAATQDPAALADKILEAIHVLDEPELALRDGKLHAKRIVPAEPSDASTPPDLGEVLILGGTGYVGLEFCEQLVRGRAGRITLVNRRGDTSAVAERLRELRKLGPTEIDVVACDITDAAAVAELARRFAERPVSVVVHAAVQYAWARLEPAAVAEAVAAKVLGLGEVLRAVPQTAACTVLLCSSFVATLGGRDQALYAATNRMLDSLAVRLRAQGRDCVSVQWGLWGLPGAEHAAVEARILGAGLQSMPAAPAIEAGFADRADNSMVLSADWERLRETVEIVGLTPIFAPTLAAHEPSAPTVTPTPPPQTPAAPPEADVTETFAEILRRELGQVMLVDGPDHIDGSVPLVALGVDSLQAVDLRARIKTTLNRELPVAAIMGGASLDDVVALMSENRG from the coding sequence ATGCCTGAATACCGGCTGCCGGACGGCACCATTCCCGTCCTGCTCTCCTCGGACAGCGCGGAGGGATTGCGCGCGGAGGCCGCCGCGATATCGGCCTACTGCGCGGCCCATCCCCGGGTGGATCCGGATCGGTTGGCACAGCACCTGTTCCGCACCAGGATCGCCCGCCGGTATCGCGCGCTGGCCATGGTCGGCACGCGCGACGAACTGCTCGACGCGCTGCGGTCGGTCGCGGAGAGTACCGCGCATCCCGCGGTTGTGACCTCCGGCGGCGCTGTCACGGCGCGCCGCGCCGGATTCGTCTTCCCCGGCCAGGGCAGCCAGCGCCCCGGCATGGGCAAGCCGTACTACGACTCCTCGCCGGCGTACCGCGCCGTCGTGGACGAGTGCGCGGCGGTGCACGAGGAGCACTACGGCCATGCGCGGCCGGTGCACTATCTGCTCGGAAGCGGTGAGGAGTACGGCGAAACACTCTGGGAGCTACAGCCTGCCCGCATGTTCCACCTGATCGGCTTGGCCGCCATGTGGCGGGCGGCGGGCGTGCTTCCCGCCGCGACCATCGGGCACAGTCAGGGAGAACTCGCCGCCTGCGTCGTCGCCGGAGCGCTGACGTTGCGCGATGCCGTGCTGATCGTCACCCACCGGGCCCAGCTCTTGGAGCGGGACCTGTCGGACGGCTACGCGGTGGCTGTGCTCGGCGCGGGCCGCGACGAGTGTGAAGCGCTGCTGGCGCGGAATTCGGGGTGGGCGGAGGTCTCCCTCGTCAACTCACCGAACCTGACCGGTGTCTCCGGCGACGAAGCGGCGATCGCGGAACTAGTGGCGACCGCGACCGCGCAAGGACTGTTCGCCAAGCAGATTCAGATGTCCTTCCCCTCGCATACCTCCGCCATGACGCGGTTGCGCGGTGAATTCCAATCGGCGCTGACAGAACTGGGCAGCAAAACGTTCACGATCGGCGAGATCCCCTGCTACGGGGGAACGCTCGGTGCCCCGATCACCGCCGAGCTGACCCACCACGACTACTGGTACTGGAATCTGCGCAACCGGGTTCGCTTCGATCGCGCGGTCGTGGCGGCCACCGCCGAGGTGGACACCTTCATCGAGATCGCCGAGCATCCGACGTTGCAGCCCGCGCTGCGGGAGAACCTGTCACAGATCGCGGACGGGGCGGCGGCCGCCCGCGACTTCCGCATCGTCGGGACGTCACTGCGCACCGCGAGCGGGTTGGGCGAATTCACCCGCAATCTGGCCGAGGTAGCGGTACACGATCTGCACTACGGCTGGCAGGCCCTGCGCACCGGATCGGGCGATCCGACGCCGGTGCTGCCGCTGCGTGACTTCCCGTCCACCGTGATGAACCCGAAAAGGCTGTGGGCGCCGTATCAGTCGGGTGTGGAAGCGCCGGTCCCGATCACCGCGCCTCCCGCACGGCTGCGCGAAGAATGGAGGAAGCTGTCCCGGCTCGGGCTGAGCACGCCGCGGACCGTGCGGCTCGCCGAACACGACGGCCGCGCCGACGAACTGGCGGCGGCGCTTCGCGCGCGGGCCCCGCGCCACGGCGCAGCCTTCTCCGACGCCGAGGCCGACACAGTGGTGCTGCTGCTCCCGCCGATCGCGGCCACGGACGAAGCAGGCGCGGTAGCGGAACTCGCCGACTTCGCCGCGGCCGCCGGAGGACTGGCCGCGCTCGGTCCGGGCGTCGGCGCCTGCTGGCTGGTGACCACCGGCGCGGAAGCCGTCGGACCGGACGATGTCCCGTCGCTCGGTCACTCGGCGGTGAGCGCCGCGTACCGCAGTCTTGCTCCGGATCATCTCGGCATCGCCTTCCGGCACCTGGACTTGCCGCCGGATGCCGCGACACAGGATCCGGCCGCGCTGGCCGACAAGATCCTCGAAGCCATCCATGTGCTCGACGAGCCCGAACTCGCACTGCGGGACGGGAAGTTGCACGCCAAGCGCATCGTCCCAGCCGAGCCGTCCGACGCGTCGACGCCGCCCGATCTCGGCGAGGTCTTGATCCTCGGCGGAACCGGATACGTCGGTCTCGAATTCTGCGAGCAGCTCGTCCGGGGCCGAGCGGGCCGAATCACGCTGGTGAACCGTCGCGGGGACACGAGCGCCGTGGCCGAGCGGTTGCGCGAGCTGCGCAAGCTCGGTCCTACCGAAATCGACGTCGTGGCCTGCGATATCACCGACGCCGCCGCGGTCGCCGAGCTGGCGCGGCGTTTCGCCGAGCGCCCCGTGAGCGTGGTCGTGCACGCCGCCGTCCAGTACGCGTGGGCGCGGCTCGAACCGGCGGCGGTCGCGGAGGCAGTCGCCGCGAAGGTCCTCGGGCTCGGAGAAGTGTTGCGCGCGGTGCCGCAGACCGCCGCCTGCACCGTGCTGTTGTGCTCCTCGTTCGTGGCCACGCTCGGTGGACGCGACCAAGCGCTGTACGCGGCCACGAATCGCATGCTCGACAGTCTCGCCGTGCGGCTACGCGCGCAGGGCAGGGATTGCGTGTCGGTGCAATGGGGACTGTGGGGTCTGCCCGGCGCGGAGCACGCCGCTGTAGAAGCCAGGATTCTCGGCGCCGGTCTCCAGTCCATGCCCGCCGCGCCCGCCATCGAGGCGGGGTTCGCCGACCGCGCAGACAACAGCATGGTGCTGTCCGCGGACTGGGAGCGGCTGCGTGAGACGGTCGAGATCGTCGGTCTGACACCGATCTTCGCGCCCACGCTGGCAGCGCATGAGCCCTCGGCGCCGACGGTCACGCCGACGCCTCCGCCACAGACGCCCGCCGCCCCGCCGGAAGCCGACGTGACGGAGACGTTCGCGGAGATCCTCCGGCGCGAGCTCGGGCAGGTGATGCTCGTCGACGGCCCCGATCACATCGACGGCTCGGTCCCGCTGGTCGCGCTCGGCGTCGACTCGCTGCAAGCGGTCGACCTGCGCGCGCGGATCAAGACGACGTTGAACCGCGAACTGCCGGTCGCGGCCATCATGGGCGGCGCGTCCCTCGACGACGTCGTCGCGCTCATGTCCGAGAACCGAGGCTGA
- a CDS encoding GNAT family N-acetyltransferase: MNPTETPYVIARELTDISDELRAVPAPPTPALPAPFDIRTADADGADAELLTEWMSRPHLVETWEQPWPLELRRQNLRAQLLGSYSRPYIVGYDFTAAGRPELGRRDIAYLELYRPAKDEIARIYHADPYDVAFHLATADPEVIGRGIMFSFVSGLLAGVFEAEPRCRRIVIEPDHRNVAVRRMTERFGVPDLGDFDIRPDRRITLYYLPRTPADIPVAR; encoded by the coding sequence ATGAACCCGACCGAAACGCCTTATGTCATCGCGCGCGAGCTGACCGACATCTCCGATGAGCTGCGGGCCGTGCCCGCTCCGCCGACGCCCGCCCTTCCCGCACCGTTCGACATCCGCACGGCCGACGCGGACGGCGCCGACGCGGAGCTGCTCACCGAATGGATGAGCCGGCCACACCTGGTGGAGACGTGGGAACAACCGTGGCCCCTCGAACTGCGCAGGCAGAATCTGCGCGCGCAGCTGCTCGGATCCTATTCCCGCCCATACATCGTCGGCTACGACTTCACCGCGGCCGGTCGGCCGGAGCTGGGCCGCCGCGACATCGCCTACTTGGAGCTCTACCGCCCGGCCAAGGACGAGATCGCCCGCATCTATCACGCCGACCCCTACGACGTGGCCTTCCACCTGGCCACCGCCGATCCGGAGGTGATCGGGCGGGGCATCATGTTCTCCTTCGTCAGCGGCCTGCTGGCCGGCGTCTTCGAAGCGGAACCGCGGTGCCGCCGCATCGTGATCGAGCCCGACCACCGCAATGTCGCGGTCCGGCGCATGACCGAACGGTTCGGCGTTCCCGATCTCGGCGACTTCGACATCCGGCCGGATCGCCGGATCACGCTCTACTATCTCCCGCGCACCCCGGCGGACATCCCGGTCGCGCGGTAG
- a CDS encoding thioesterase II family protein produces MSRKPGWLRKFHKPAAETLPPLVLFPHAGSGASTYRTMSKRLSADFDVVLVQYPGRQDRAAEPMAADLAELAAGALAEFLESPYHRGVPLTVFGHSVGAMVAFEFVRQAEAAGVPVALLGASSAVAPALVADSEPLPTEDEALLDRLIALNGTGADVLADRDIMRMTLPVLKADYRAFDAYTCGPDARIGARIEVIGGADDDFVTVADLRPWLAHSSRGGSVTLFDGGHFYLYDHIDGVAELLSAAAADAGQSALSS; encoded by the coding sequence ATGTCGAGAAAACCTGGGTGGCTTCGGAAGTTTCACAAGCCCGCCGCGGAAACCCTGCCGCCACTGGTGTTGTTTCCCCACGCGGGCAGTGGCGCTTCCACCTACCGCACCATGTCCAAGCGGCTCAGTGCTGATTTCGACGTCGTTCTCGTGCAATATCCGGGACGTCAGGATCGGGCTGCCGAACCGATGGCGGCCGATCTCGCCGAACTCGCGGCGGGCGCCCTCGCGGAATTCCTCGAATCGCCGTATCACCGCGGCGTTCCCCTTACGGTATTCGGGCACAGCGTCGGAGCGATGGTGGCCTTCGAGTTCGTCCGGCAAGCGGAGGCGGCCGGTGTGCCGGTGGCGCTGCTCGGCGCGTCGAGCGCGGTGGCGCCGGCGCTGGTGGCCGACAGCGAGCCGCTGCCCACCGAGGACGAGGCGCTGCTCGACCGGCTCATCGCCCTGAACGGCACCGGCGCGGACGTGCTGGCCGATCGCGACATCATGCGGATGACGCTGCCCGTCCTCAAGGCCGACTATCGCGCGTTCGACGCCTACACCTGTGGTCCGGACGCGCGGATCGGCGCGCGGATCGAGGTCATCGGCGGAGCCGACGACGATTTCGTCACCGTCGCCGATCTGCGGCCGTGGCTGGCGCACAGCAGCCGGGGCGGCTCGGTCACGCTCTTCGACGGCGGGCACTTCTATTTGTACGACCACATCGACGGCGTCGCGGAATTGCTTTCCGCCGCAGCCGCCGACGCCGGACAGTCCGCTCTTTCCAGTTAG
- a CDS encoding SidA/IucD/PvdA family monooxygenase — METLLVIGAGPKALAVAAKAHVLRTLGLPAPRVVVVEAHAVGGNWLPSGGWTDGRHRLGTSPEKDIGFPYHSTWARGRNQEINAAMMSYSWTSFLIEQGTYAEWIDRGRPNPAHHVWAKYLQWVAHRIDLELISGRVRSIGATADGWLVTATDPDGSAVRLDAAGLMITGPGASTKALADHPRVLSIAQFWDLAGRRSLPVSSRVAVIGGGETAGSALDELVRHGMLSISVISPMATIYTRGESYFENSLFSDPVKWAGLTVQERRDVIRRTDRGVFSVRVQESLLGDSRVHHLQGRAVRVAEQGDGVALTLRNERRPDQTHTFDLVIDATGGQPLWFLDLFDQDAADLLELAVGGRPTQERIEVSIGYDLAVSAMDTKLYLPNLAGVAQGPGFPNLSCLGELSDRVLQPVTRRYGPYPQVAGARALG, encoded by the coding sequence GTGGAAACGCTTCTGGTCATCGGAGCTGGTCCGAAAGCCCTTGCGGTGGCGGCGAAAGCGCATGTGTTGCGCACGCTCGGCCTGCCCGCTCCTCGGGTCGTGGTCGTCGAGGCACACGCGGTCGGCGGCAACTGGCTGCCGAGCGGCGGCTGGACCGACGGCAGGCACCGGCTGGGCACGAGCCCGGAGAAGGACATCGGCTTCCCGTACCACTCGACCTGGGCGCGTGGACGCAACCAGGAGATCAACGCAGCCATGATGTCCTACAGCTGGACGTCGTTCCTCATCGAGCAGGGCACCTATGCCGAGTGGATCGATCGAGGCCGCCCGAATCCGGCCCACCACGTCTGGGCCAAGTACCTGCAGTGGGTGGCGCACCGGATCGATCTCGAACTGATCTCGGGCAGAGTGCGATCCATCGGCGCGACCGCCGACGGGTGGCTGGTCACCGCGACCGATCCCGACGGCAGCGCGGTCCGGTTGGACGCGGCCGGACTGATGATCACCGGCCCGGGCGCCAGCACCAAAGCCCTCGCCGACCATCCGCGCGTGCTGAGCATCGCGCAATTCTGGGATCTGGCCGGGCGGCGCAGCCTGCCGGTGTCCTCCCGGGTCGCGGTGATCGGCGGCGGCGAGACCGCGGGCTCCGCGTTGGACGAGCTGGTGCGCCACGGGATGCTGTCGATCTCGGTGATCTCACCGATGGCCACCATCTACACCCGTGGCGAAAGCTACTTCGAGAACTCGCTGTTCAGCGATCCGGTCAAATGGGCGGGACTGACCGTTCAGGAGCGGCGGGACGTCATCCGCCGCACCGATCGCGGCGTCTTCTCGGTACGGGTGCAGGAGAGCCTGCTCGGCGACAGCCGCGTGCATCACCTGCAAGGCCGTGCCGTCCGGGTCGCCGAGCAGGGCGACGGGGTGGCCCTGACGCTGCGCAACGAGCGGCGTCCGGATCAAACGCATACTTTCGATCTGGTCATCGATGCCACTGGCGGACAGCCGCTCTGGTTCTTGGACCTCTTCGATCAGGACGCGGCGGATCTGCTGGAGCTCGCGGTCGGCGGCAGGCCGACTCAGGAGCGGATCGAGGTATCGATCGGCTACGACCTCGCGGTGTCGGCGATGGACACGAAGCTGTATCTGCCCAATCTGGCCGGGGTGGCGCAGGGGCCGGGATTCCCGAATCTCAGCTGCCTGGGCGAACTTTCCGATCGCGTCCTGCAACCGGTCACGCGGCGATACGGTCCCTATCCGCAGGTGGCCGGCGCGCGGGCGCTCGGGTGA
- a CDS encoding polyketide synthase: MSGSASGDEDHIVIVGIGVEAPGGINSPQEFWSALTESRELIGPLPRDREWPIEQLRTLGRNAGWSDVRDAGGFLSEATQFDAAFFGITPREAVAMDPQQRVGMRVAWRAVEDAGLNPGDVDGAEAGCWMGVTPLEYGPRMASVSEHSGYRMTGTTLGAVAGRISHSLGLIGPSISVDTSCAAGLTALHQAAAAIRAGECDWALAGGVCVMGSPGMFVEFAKNNALSTDGHCRAYSAGTTGTLWGEGSGVVVLEPESRARRLGHRIYARLLGSRVNHNGKGAPLAVPSADAQERLIRAAFTAARVSPEQIGLVEGHGTGTSVGDPIELAALIRMYGAPERAHGALLGSVKSNIGHTQAAAGMLGLIKMLLCGANGHVVPSLWAENPTDAVDWEATSLRLATKYAPWEPIDGVRYGAVSAFGVAGTNAHAIVGMPVLEENGDA, encoded by the coding sequence ATGTCAGGATCGGCTTCGGGGGACGAAGACCATATCGTCATCGTCGGAATCGGGGTCGAGGCCCCCGGCGGAATAAACAGTCCACAGGAATTCTGGTCGGCGCTCACCGAATCCAGGGAACTCATCGGCCCCCTGCCCCGGGACCGGGAATGGCCGATCGAACAATTGCGCACTCTCGGCCGGAACGCCGGGTGGAGCGATGTGCGTGACGCGGGTGGATTTCTGTCCGAAGCAACGCAATTCGACGCGGCATTTTTCGGGATCACGCCGCGCGAAGCCGTCGCGATGGATCCGCAGCAGCGCGTGGGGATGCGTGTCGCGTGGCGGGCGGTCGAGGATGCCGGGCTGAATCCCGGCGACGTCGACGGCGCCGAGGCGGGATGCTGGATGGGCGTCACACCGCTGGAGTACGGCCCGCGCATGGCGAGCGTCAGCGAGCACAGCGGCTACCGGATGACCGGCACGACGCTCGGCGCGGTGGCCGGACGGATCTCGCACAGCCTGGGACTGATCGGTCCTTCGATCAGCGTCGACACCTCGTGCGCGGCGGGACTGACCGCACTGCATCAGGCGGCGGCGGCGATCCGCGCGGGCGAATGCGACTGGGCGCTGGCGGGTGGCGTGTGCGTCATGGGTTCGCCCGGCATGTTCGTCGAGTTCGCGAAGAACAACGCGCTGTCGACCGACGGCCACTGCCGCGCGTACTCCGCGGGCACCACCGGAACGCTGTGGGGTGAGGGCTCGGGAGTGGTGGTGCTGGAACCGGAGTCGCGGGCACGGCGGCTCGGTCATCGGATCTACGCGCGGCTGCTCGGTTCTCGGGTCAACCACAACGGCAAAGGCGCTCCGCTGGCGGTGCCCAGCGCCGACGCGCAGGAACGGCTGATCCGGGCCGCGTTCACCGCGGCCCGCGTGTCCCCGGAACAGATCGGACTCGTCGAGGGGCACGGCACCGGTACTTCGGTGGGTGACCCGATCGAACTCGCCGCGCTGATCCGGATGTACGGCGCACCCGAGCGAGCGCACGGCGCGCTGCTGGGCTCGGTCAAGTCGAACATCGGTCACACCCAGGCGGCGGCGGGCATGCTCGGCCTGATCAAGATGCTGCTGTGCGGCGCGAACGGTCACGTCGTGCCGAGTCTCTGGGCCGAGAACCCGACCGACGCCGTCGACTGGGAGGCCACCAGCCTGCGGCTGGCCACGAAGTACGCGCCGTGGGAGCCGATCGACGGTGTCCGCTACGGCGCGGTATCGGCATTCGGGGTGGCGGGGACCAACGCGCACGCGATCGTGGGAATGCCCGTCCTGGAGGAGAACGGCGATGCCTGA
- a CDS encoding ABC transporter ATP-binding protein: MIRKVLDLVPAEFARLTPRLFAAIVAQALSQAAAYLLLVPVLTALFDDDLGRAWLWALGMLAAVAGVVVFGYLQAAIGLRVGIGMQRGLQTRLGDHLNALPLGWFETHDAGPLGRLMVDNVRELQGLVAYLLAKILTGVIVPLAVAVGMLLVDWRIAVAMLLAAPVLYLVNGLANRAYLGADQRMHAAAAEADSRVIEFAQAQPVLRAFGAVGSGNRALDAALAGQRSAGSRMVFASVPGLILFALFVQAVFLVLVYVAVARVTDGAVSAAAAIALIAVSSRFIEPLNQAAQLGTALRSAGTAAGRITELLDEPVLPEAESAVTPGAPSVVFDDVSFGYRPGEPVLSNVTFSVPAGTTTAIVGPSGAGKTTVLRLAARFYDVDAGRVSVGGHDVRDQPSATLLSQLSLVFQNVYLFDQSVADNIRIGRPEAGDDEVRRAAEAARVDEIVDRLPDGFDTRVGEGGAALSGGERQRVSIARALLKDAPIVLLDEVTSALDPHSEALVVRGMHEITKDKTVIVVAHRLATIAHADQILFVDGGRIIERGTHAELLALNGRYAAFWNERSRAAGWHLEPVAS; encoded by the coding sequence ATGATCCGCAAGGTGCTGGACCTGGTTCCGGCCGAATTCGCCCGGCTGACACCGAGGTTGTTCGCCGCCATCGTGGCGCAGGCCCTCAGTCAGGCCGCGGCGTATCTGCTGCTGGTCCCGGTCCTGACGGCGCTGTTCGACGACGACCTCGGCCGCGCCTGGCTCTGGGCGCTCGGGATGCTCGCCGCCGTCGCGGGCGTGGTGGTGTTCGGCTATCTGCAAGCGGCGATCGGCCTGCGCGTCGGCATCGGCATGCAGCGCGGATTGCAGACCCGGCTCGGCGACCACCTCAACGCGCTGCCCCTCGGCTGGTTCGAGACCCATGACGCCGGGCCGCTGGGGCGGCTGATGGTCGACAACGTGCGGGAGCTGCAAGGTCTGGTCGCCTACTTGCTGGCCAAGATTCTCACCGGTGTCATCGTCCCGCTCGCGGTCGCGGTCGGCATGCTGCTGGTCGACTGGCGCATCGCGGTGGCCATGCTGCTCGCCGCGCCGGTGCTGTACCTGGTGAACGGTCTGGCCAACCGCGCCTACCTAGGCGCGGATCAGCGGATGCACGCGGCGGCGGCCGAGGCCGATTCGCGCGTCATCGAATTCGCCCAGGCCCAGCCGGTGTTGCGCGCGTTCGGCGCGGTGGGGTCGGGCAACCGCGCGCTCGACGCCGCGCTGGCCGGACAGCGCTCGGCGGGGTCGCGCATGGTGTTCGCCAGCGTGCCCGGCCTGATCTTGTTCGCGCTCTTCGTGCAGGCCGTGTTCCTGGTGCTGGTGTACGTCGCGGTGGCGCGGGTGACCGACGGCGCCGTCTCCGCCGCCGCCGCGATCGCGCTGATCGCGGTGAGCTCCCGGTTCATCGAACCGCTCAACCAGGCCGCGCAATTGGGCACCGCGTTGCGCTCGGCGGGCACGGCCGCGGGCCGGATCACCGAACTGCTGGACGAACCGGTGTTGCCGGAGGCGGAGTCGGCCGTTACGCCGGGGGCGCCGTCGGTGGTGTTCGACGACGTGAGTTTCGGATACCGTCCCGGTGAGCCGGTGCTGTCGAATGTGACGTTCAGCGTCCCCGCGGGCACCACCACGGCCATCGTCGGGCCGAGCGGCGCGGGCAAGACGACTGTGCTGCGATTGGCCGCCCGGTTCTACGACGTGGATGCGGGACGGGTGTCGGTGGGCGGGCACGATGTGCGCGACCAGCCGTCGGCGACTCTGCTGAGCCAGCTGTCGCTGGTCTTCCAGAACGTCTACCTGTTCGATCAGTCGGTGGCGGACAACATTCGGATCGGCCGGCCGGAGGCCGGTGACGACGAGGTGCGTCGCGCGGCGGAGGCGGCGCGAGTCGACGAGATCGTCGACCGTCTGCCCGACGGCTTCGACACCCGGGTCGGGGAGGGCGGCGCGGCGCTGTCCGGCGGTGAGCGCCAGCGGGTCTCGATCGCCAGGGCCTTGTTGAAGGACGCGCCTATCGTGCTGCTGGACGAGGTGACCAGTGCGTTGGATCCGCACAGCGAAGCGCTCGTGGTGCGCGGGATGCACGAGATAACCAAGGACAAAACGGTGATCGTGGTCGCGCACCGGCTGGCCACCATCGCCCACGCCGACCAGATCCTGTTCGTGGACGGCGGCCGGATCATCGAGCGCGGTACCCACGCGGAACTGCTCGCCTTGAACGGCCGGTACGCCGCGTTCTGGAACGAGCGATCCCGCGCGGCGGGCTGGCATCTGGAACCGGTCGCGAGCTAG
- a CDS encoding siderophore-interacting protein, which translates to MGKGLNGLMVKAWGGNDYRLTVTSTEYVTDKYVRLGFTAGGLLADHPVHPTQWIRGWFPDGDSGKLQQRGYTLVDPDPDGDRFSIEFALHDGPAARWAQNASVGDELDASVLGSNFQLPESTPGEYLIFGDTASLPAINSLLDAIGDTPARVWLEWQYESDTTIPLRNKPHHQVTWVQRIDDGRLLREAAQELTCPANAFAWVACDGHTTRSIVKSFKTMHNLPKTAIKSQAYWK; encoded by the coding sequence ATGGGTAAAGGCTTGAACGGTCTGATGGTCAAGGCGTGGGGTGGCAACGACTACCGGCTCACCGTCACCTCGACCGAATACGTCACGGACAAATACGTGCGACTCGGCTTCACCGCGGGCGGGCTGCTCGCCGATCACCCGGTGCACCCCACCCAGTGGATCCGCGGCTGGTTCCCGGACGGCGACAGCGGCAAGTTGCAGCAGCGCGGCTACACGCTGGTCGACCCCGATCCGGACGGCGACCGCTTCTCGATCGAGTTCGCGCTGCACGACGGGCCTGCCGCCCGCTGGGCCCAGAACGCCTCCGTCGGTGACGAACTCGACGCGTCCGTGCTCGGCTCGAATTTCCAGCTGCCGGAGTCCACTCCCGGCGAATACCTCATCTTCGGCGACACCGCCTCACTGCCCGCGATCAACTCGCTGCTGGACGCCATTGGAGACACCCCGGCGCGGGTCTGGCTGGAGTGGCAGTACGAATCCGACACCACGATCCCGCTGCGCAACAAACCGCATCACCAAGTGACGTGGGTGCAGCGGATCGATGACGGCAGGTTGCTGCGGGAAGCGGCACAGGAACTCACCTGCCCGGCGAACGCGTTCGCCTGGGTCGCCTGCGACGGGCACACCACCCGCTCGATCGTGAAGAGCTTCAAGACGATGCACAATCTGCCCAAGACGGCGATCAAATCCCAGGCCTACTGGAAATGA